A window of Castor canadensis chromosome 10, mCasCan1.hap1v2, whole genome shotgun sequence contains these coding sequences:
- the Abhd13 gene encoding protein ABHD13, giving the protein MEKSWMLWNFIERWLVAVASWSWALCRISLLPLIVTFHLYGGVILLLLICISIAGILYKFQDVLLYFPEQPSSSRLYVPMPTGIPHENVFIRTKDGVRLNLILIRYTGDNAPYSPTIIYFHGNAGNIGHRLPNALLMLVNLKVNLLLVDYRGYGKSEGEASEEGLYLDSEAVLDYVMTRPDLDKTKIFLFGRSLGGAVAIHLASENSHRISAIMVENTFLSIPHMASTLFSFFPVRHLPLWCYKNKFLSYRKISQCRMPSLFISGLSDQLIPPVMMKQLYELSPSRTKRLAIFPDGTHNDTWQCQGYFTALEQFIKEVIKSHSPEEMTKTTSNVTII; this is encoded by the coding sequence ATGGAAAAGTCCTGGATGCTGTGGAACTTCATTGAAAGGTGGCTAGTAGCTGTGGCTTCCTGGTCTTGGGCGCTCTGCCGCATCTCTCTTTTACCTTTAATTGTGACTTTTCATCTGTATGGAGGCGTTATcttgcttttgttaatatgcaTATCGATAGCAGGCATTCTGTACAAATTCCAGGATGTTTTGCTTTACTTTCCAGAGCAGCCATCGTCTTCACGCCTTTATGTCCCCATGCCCACTGGCATTCCACATGAAAATGTCTTCATCAGAACCAAAGATGGAGTGCGTCTAAATCTGATTCTAATAAGGTACACTGGAGACAACGCACCCTACTCCCCaactataatttattttcatgggAATGCAGGCAACATTGGGCACAGGTTACCAAACGCATTGCTTATGTTAGTTAACCTCAAAGTTAATCTTTTGCTTGTTGATTATCGAGGCTATGGGAAAAGTGAAGGAGAAGCAAGTGAAGAAGGACTGTATTTAGACTCTGAAGCTGTGCTAGACTATGTGATGACTAGACCTGACCTTGACAagacaaaaatttttctttttggccgTTCCTTGGGAGGAGCAGTGGCTATTCATTTGGCTTCTGAAAATTCTCATAGGATTTCAGCCATCATGGTGGAGAACACATTTCTGAGCATACCACATATGGCCAGcactttattttcattctttccagtGCGCCACCTTCCTTTATGGTGCTACAAAAATAAGTTTTTGTCCTACAGAAAAATCTCTCAGTGCAGAATGCCTTCTCTTTTCATCTCTGGACTCTCTGACCAGTTAATCCCACCAGTAATGATGAAGCAACTCTATGAGCTCTCCCCTTCTCGGACTAAGAGATTAGCCATTTTTCCAGATGGAACTCATAACGACACCTGGCAGTGCCAAGGTTATTTCACTGCACTGGAGCAGTTCAtcaaagaagtaataaagagtCATTCTCctgaagaaatgacaaaaactacATCTAATGTAACAATTATATGA